CGATCGAGGAGACCGCCACCATCGCACCGCCGCCGGTCATCCGCCGTGCCGCCGAGCGCAGCAGCCGCAGCACTCCGGTGAGGTCCACGGCGAGCATGTCGTCCCAGCGCTCGTCGGTCAGTTCGGCGAGAGGTGCCCGACGCAGCACGCCCGCGTTGGCGACGGCGATGTCCAGCCGTCCGAACCGCTCGACGGCGGTGTCCACGAGCGCGTCGACGGCGGCCGGGTCCCGCACGTCGGCGGGTACGGCGACGGCGTGCCCGCCCAGCCCCTCGATTTCGCGGATCACTTGGGTGTGGTCATGCGGATCGCCCGGGTGGTAGCCGACGACGCTCGCCACGCCCGCGCGGGCGTACGCGACGGCCAGCGCCCGTCCGATGCCGCTCGCTCCGCCGCTGATCACGGCGACACGTCCGGGTAGTCCGTCGTCCCGGGCGGGGGCGGGCGTCGCGGGTTCCGCCCCGGGTCGCACGTCGTGCTGGTCCGCCGGCATGTGGTGCCTCCTGGTTGATTCGGTACGGGCCACGGCCTGTCCGGGGGACTTTCCGTCGCCCTCTTTCCTGGCGCTGAGCAGGGCGGCCCTGGTGCTGAGCAGGGGCTGCCCCTGCCTGTGCTTCGCGGAGTGCGGGTGCGTATGCGCTGGTCGGCGCAGTTCCCCGCGCCCCTTCGGGGGCTCGCGAGGCTCAAGGCGTGGTGCCGGTCGCGAGGGGTGTGTCCCCGCCCGGTGCCTCACCGTCG
This sequence is a window from Streptomyces sp. NBC_01775. Protein-coding genes within it:
- a CDS encoding SDR family NAD(P)-dependent oxidoreductase, which codes for MPADQHDVRPGAEPATPAPARDDGLPGRVAVISGGASGIGRALAVAYARAGVASVVGYHPGDPHDHTQVIREIEGLGGHAVAVPADVRDPAAVDALVDTAVERFGRLDIAVANAGVLRRAPLAELTDERWDDMLAVDLTGVLRLLRSAARRMTGGGAMVAVSSIAGGVYGWADHAHYAAAKSGVLGLVRSLAVELAPHGIRANSVIPGLIETPQSLDAENSLGPEGLAAAGRGIPAGRVGRASEVARAIRFLTSDDASYVTGQQLVVDGGLTTRFPD